The Lepus europaeus isolate LE1 chromosome 5, mLepTim1.pri, whole genome shotgun sequence genome includes the window ATTTGCTAACTTTGCCCGTGCTGGATCGTATATGGCGATGCTTAGTTTCGGCAAAAGCCAGCCAGCTGTGTGCCAAGTGGCTGGACCGGTGCCCATCCACATGGGCAAAGGTCGAGAATTCCTGTCACTCCATGCCCTCGCTGACATTCGGCGTTGGAGCACCTGGGGTCTCGGCCCTTCTAATGAGCTCACTGTGATGTGTGATGTCCTCACAACGCGTGACCTTGACCATCCCTGCATGTGCTTATCTGCCTTGTAGCTTCTTTGACAGGCGTCTGAACAGGTTTCTTGTCCACTGGTTTTAATCTTAATGAAGTCCAGCTTGAGCATCTTTTCCTTCACTTGCTGGTTCATGTAAACAGTTGTCACAGGTAGCTGGCACGGTGGTGGGGTGGGTTAACCCGCTGCCTCTGACGCTGATgtcccatatgagccctggtttcaagcccagctgctccacttctcacccagttccccactaatgtgcctaggaaagcagcagaagatggcccaagtgcctgggctcctgcacctgtgtaggagagcaggatggagttccaggctcctggctttggcctggcctgctctcgccattgcagccatttgaggggtgaagtagtggatggaagatctctctcaccccacccatctctctgctctccctgttactctgcctttcaaataaataaaaataaatctaagacaTCACCCACAGGGTGGGCTTGTTGCACAGGGCTTAAATTGCTTCTGGGgacgcctgcacccacatcagactGACTGGCGTTttgtctactccacttccaatccagctttgtgctaatgcacatcctgggtgagaacaggggatggctcaagtggttgggtccctgccccccccgggggagacctggattgagttcttggccctTGACTTCTGCCtgtctcagtcctggctgttgcaggcgtttggggagtgaaccagcagatggaagacctctgtctgtctttgtccctctgtcttttcAACGGAACAGGGAAACCACGCCGTCAGTACACTCAAGATCATCTAATTCTCCCCAGGAAGTTTCATAATTTGAATTCTACGTTTAGGTCTATGAACTATTTTGAGTCGGCTTTTGGGAAGGTTGTAAAGTCTGTATGTAGATTCATTTGTTTCCATGTGGCTGTCCAGGTGagccagcaccgtttgttgaaaaGATCCTCTTTTTTCTATTGTGTTGCCtttgctcttttgtcaaagatcaggTGACTGTATTTATGAGGATCTATTTCCGGGCTCTCTGTTCCATTGAACTGTTTTCCTATTCTTTTGCTAATACCACGCTGTCTCAAGTCCTGCAGCTTTGTAGGAAGACTCCAGGTTGGGTAGTGTCCGCCCTCCTGCTTTGTCTTCTTGTTAATATTTGTTGGCTATTCTGGATCCGTCCCTTGCTCCATATAAACTTCAGAACCGATTTGTTGATGTCCAGCAATGGAATTGCATCAAATCTACGGAAGTTGGGCAGAACTAATATCTTGGCAATATTGGCTCTTCCTGCCCATGAACATGGACTAATTCTCTTTGATTAGATTTTATAGTCTTTCTCATATAGATCTTATTCATATTTCTTTAGATTTGTAACTATGTATTCCATTTTTTGATTGCTAACGTAAGTAGTATTGTGTTTTTAGTTTCAAATGccattacatatatataaataataagctctcccatttaaaattttttggtttttgctttaaCTCAGAGAGGCAAAGTGAAAGTGAGCATGTCCTGTATTTTATTATTAGATTCAACAGATATAAAATTACATTTcactacaaagaaaatgaaatcaggaaCATACTTGGATGTCATGACAAAGTCAAATtcccacacattttttttaaagatttatttattcgagagacagagttatagacagagaaatgaagaggtagagagagagagagagagatcctccatcttctggcccgctccccagatggctgcaacagctggagctgagctgatctgaagccaggagccaggagctccttcaggtctcccacgcaggtgcagggacccaaggacttgggccatcttccactgcttttccaggccatagcagagagctggattggaagaggagtagccaggacatgaacaggtgcccatatgggatggtggtgctgcaaGTGAGGATTAACCTCCTATGCTACAGCACCCCCCTTTTTATAgacaatttatttatatatttgaaaggcagagtgacagagagagagagagagagagagagagagagagagaaatcttccatctactggctcactctccagatggctgaacCTGCCAgtgatgagccaggctgaagccaggagccaggagcttcatgagggtctcccacatgggtacagggacccaaacacttgggccattcctcactgttttcccaggccattagcagagagctggatcagaagtggagcagccaggaggctggcattgtggcctagcaggtaaagccattgcctgggatgctgacatctcctGTGGGCGTCAGTTAGTGTCTTGggtactctacttccgatccagctccctgctaatggtctgggaaagcagtgagggatggcccaagtgcctgggtccctgccacccacatgggagacctggatgaagctcctggctcctggttttgacctggctcagccctggctgttgtggccatctagggagtgaatttctctctctctctctctctctctctctctctgagctatgactttaaaataaataaatggatctgtaaagaaaaaaaataaaaaaaaataagtggagcagctgggatgtgaactggtgcccgtatgggatgctgggatcactGGTCCCTACAAACATTTCCAAACCTTACTCCCCATTTATTTTCTTGTAGACTAGCAACACTTGATGGGTCAGTATTGATTAATTAATATGTTTCTAAtttgttaaaatacattttcattggCTCCAGAAATCTTAAAGTCCAAAGAGTTTAAGTGAGTAAAAcagcatcattttctttcttcctttctagcttgcttgctttctctctctctctctttctctctgatttatttatttatttgaaaggcagagttacagatggagcagccaggacttgaactggcgtccatatgggatgcgggtgccgccgcagactgcagcttaacctgctgcattacaacgccagccccgtattcctttttctttttcttttttttttttaagcctcagcatgttctccctctttttttttttttttaaagatttattttatttatttgaaagatagagttacagagagaaatagagacagagaaagaggtcttccatctgctggttcactccccaaatggctgcaacagtcagagctgggctgatctgaagccaggagccaggagcttcttccaggtctcccacgtgggtgcagggcccaagcacttgggccatcttctactgctctcccaggccatagcagagagctggatcagaagtggagcagccaggactcaaattggtgcccatatgggatgctggcactgcaggtggccgctttaacctgctacgtatggtgccggccccccaccctactctttttaaaaactcttatttTGAAATGGCTTTAGACTAGAAAAGTTGTAGAAATAGTGCAGAGAGTCCCACACACTCTCCTGCTTCTGCTAGCATTTCTGTTGTGTAACCACAGTCCTACTGTGATAGACTTCGGAAGCTGACATTGAAACCGGGCCTCATTAGTGACATTGCTTCCCCACTGCCATCCTTCCTGGGAACCGGGGTCTAGCCCAGGACCCCACATTGCGTCCGGCCATCACGTCTCCTTGGTCTCCTCCAGTCGATGGCTCTCCAGTCCTCCCACGTTCCTGGCCTAGACACTTTGCTGGTTACTTCTGGAGCACAGCCAATGCTCGGAATACATGATTTTTCCTGCTCTCCTGAGCAATGGGCTAAAGTGGTTTCCCAAGAAGGGGAGCGAGCTCCTCTGGGATTTGCATCCACGTTCGGAATCTAGGAAGTTCAGCAAGCTGATGTGGGGGTGCGGGTATTTTGGCCTCGCCTTCTCAGAAGCATGAGGACAAGCTCCGAATCGCTGCCCTTCACTGCCTGTGCGGACCTGCCCGCGGCAGAATCGAGACGGCCAGTCTCCTGGGAGCTGTGTTTTGGGGAAAGGTAATTGTCAGGCGCTCTCTCACTGCCCCTGCGGTGCGAACTGCTCATTTAGGGCCCCGCTCTCGGCACAGTCGACTCTGTTCCCCTCCTGTGAAAGCCTCTTCTGTGTTTTTCTTGCGTGTTGATTTGGGGCTGGCCACATTTCCAGCCCTAGAAGTGCAAAGCACCTGTTCCGTCACGGACGGGCCCCTTAAATGCTTTGAGGTGGGGTTCCCGCGTGACAGTGCATCGGGTTGGGAATTTAATCACGGCTCCCGCTCCTCGGGGCAATCGGAGGGGAAGGGGGGGTGTCTGCACAGGCACCCCCGACCGTAGTGTGTGCTCTCTTCAGAAAGCCACTCGTTGTCATGACTTCAAACAGGACACTGCTGCCCCCGGGCCGGCACTGCCTGTCCCTTCCATGTCCCAAGCTCTGTCCCCCAGACATTTTTCTTTGTCACTGTCTGCTGTCACCACCCATTTCTCCTTTAGGCCCCAGGGCTTGAGCCGCCGAAATGCAGGGCTCTGACCGCAGGTGTCTGCAGGGCGGCAGGCAGAGGAGGTGGGAGGAACACGCGTTTCTCCACCAGCCAGGGCCTGGCGTGGTGATCACAGTCCAATTAAACCCCAGACAGGCATCTGCACGTCCCTGGCTGGCCGTGGAGTTTGGGCTCttgtctttgtttgtttgtttgcttgtttgaaaggcagagaaagagagagagacaatgagacacagagagattttccatttactggatcactctccaagggtctataacagccagggctgggccagggctgggccaggcctaagccaggagcctggaactccgtctgggcaggaagttggaatggagagcagaggcaggacttgaacccaggctctccgatACAGGGTTTGGTGGCGTCTTAACCAGTGCCCCAAGCGTCCACCCTTGGTCTCTTGTCTTCTGAAGACACTAGAGTGCCGTCCTGCTGCCCGAGATGGGGATGTAGATGCTCGGTGCTCAGCCCGTTCCACCCTCGATTGTTGAACTGTGTGACGTGGGCAAGCCTTCCGccgccctgggccagcccctgtCCCTAAAACAGACGCGTGGAAGCCCAGCAGTGAGGctccctcccatgtgggtggagctGGCTGTTTGCCGGACTCATTCTAGACAGCTACCTGGGGCGAGGATTGCGACCATGTCAGAGAGAAGGCAGCGCCTCAACTTGGCCTAGCCAACAGTACTCAGATATCCCAGGTTTTATCCTTATATCGTAGGCAAGTTTTAAACTTAACCAGAGATGAAGCGTGGAATTCTGGTTTCCATAGCCACTGGCCTTTCTCTTCCCTAGGGCCAGTAACCTGGACCTGCCTGCATGGCTGGCCCTGACCTGCTGGTTCTGGGAGGGAAGATAGCGCCGTGGGAGCGACACCTGCCCAGCCTGGCTCACTCAGAGCCCGGCCCCGTCCTGACCTCGCTCTGTGGCCTGCATGCTAGAGCCGCTTTTCTAGGGTGACCCTGTTGATGGCACTCCAAGCCGTCTGCAGTCCTGGCTGGCCCTGGGTGCAGGCAGGGGAGGTGGCCAGGGCGtttgtctgcctgcctgtctgacGCATCCTGCTTCTCGCACTGCATTGTCTCTTCCAGTGCAGGTCAGCCTGCCCCCGACCATGCGCATGACGACGTCCAATGGCACCGAGTACATAGCCCTGCAGATGCACTACCACTGGGGCGGTGCCTCCTCCGAGGTCAGCGGCTCGGAGCACACTGTGGACGGGATCAGGCGTGTCATTGAGGTACCTGAGGTCCCCGGTGGCTCCTCTTTCCTTTGGACCCCACAGTCATGTTTCTTATTAAAGCAGCCAGAAAGACTGGGCAGTGACAGTTACACGGCCCCGGGGTTGAGCGTGCTCTCGTTCATCCAACAGCTACTGATGGGACAGCCATCCGCGCAGGGAGCACAGGCgggtccctctccctgccccgctGGAAGGCGGGAAGGCGTTCGCATCGCACAGCGAGGGAAGCCTCCTTTATCTCAGCTGGCTTTCCATGTGTTAGGTTTCCTGGGTTCCCTCTTTTGTCTGGATCCATCCTTAGGATGACTGTAGCTTTACAATGGCCTCCTGGCGCAAGGGGGCTCATCCCCcactctccccatccccccactGCCCAGAGACTTCAGGAGAACTCAGTATCCTCAGGTggcccctcccttctctgtccACGTGCCTGCCTGCAGGGAGTGGGTGAGGGAAATGCCCTTGAACGGCCCACACTGTTGACGTGGAACaacctttccttcctccttctctgacAGTCTTAAGCATTTGAAATCTGTAGGAAATGACCTTGACTTGTCCTGTTTTGTCCTCACAGGTTCACATAGTTCACTACAACTCCAGGTATGAGAGCTATGATGTGGCCAAAGATGCATCAGATGGTTTGGCCGTACTGGCAGCCTTCATTgaggtgagtgtgagtgtgtgtgtgtgtgtgtgtgtttgatgtcCAAGTAAGGTGCTGGGTCTGCACGAAGGGTCTTTCTCATTAGCctgcttcttcctttcctgagctcacagttctTGGAAAGCCTGGCTTGATGGTGAAGGGACCCTTCTTGCAGGCCCTGCTCATAGCCACCGTACTCCTTTATGGCAGTCTCAGGGGCCTGGGATAACTTGGCCAAGATGACTTAAAAGATCTGGAATCACAGAAAGGTTGATGGGACACAACTTCTCTGAGAGGCAAAGGGCAAAAAGCAATCTCAGCCAGACACACAAAGGCGACATCTTTGTGTTTctaagaaaggcagagggagctgTGAGGGGGGCCTCCCGCAGTGCAGAGCTGCAGAGCACCTGCCCGGGGCTGGATGTGGAGCTAGGAGACCAGGAGGCGCCATAGCTGGGACTGCACGAGGAGCGTCATTAGTGTGTACAAAGAGTTAAGGAAAGATATGACAACAATGGCCCAAacggcagagaaacagaaactagCAATGTGCCGCATGGAGAGCCTAGAGTGGAAAAGTgcaataaataagataaaaagatTCCTGGATGAGCACCACACAGATCTGAGGCGGCAGAAGAAAGACTCCATGCATCTGAAGACGGAGCAGAGGAAGCAGCCGAtctgaagagagaggaagaagatggAAGGAAAAGGAACAGAGACTCAAAGGGCAAGATCAAGCGCGTCAACAAGGAAGTCCTGGGAGTCCCGGGGGACAGAGGAGAAAGTGGCAGAACGAGTGCTTGGAGAAGCAGTGGCCAAAGTTTTCTCAAGTTTGACGAAAAACATTCATTCGCTAACCCAAGAAACCCCAATGTGACAAACACCTAAACACATAGAAATCAGCTGATGGCAGCAACAGGAGAAAGAAATTCATTTTACGAAGGGGGCGACAGTACATGGATGTGGACATGTGAGCAGGTGACAGAGCGTTCCTGGCACTCTCAAGTCGTCAGAAGGCAAGGGGTGACTGTCAGCTAAGAATTCTACACCTGCCCAAGCCATCCTTCAGAAacggaagtgaaatggacattactAGATAAACGAGAACCAAGGTAGCTGCTAGAAGACCCATCTCATGGAAGTGTTAAAGGAAGCCAACTTCCGCCTGGCAGGACGTGCCGCCAGGCAGCAACCCAGAGAGAACTGGAAAGTGCTGGAAATGATACATCCAGACTGTGCGCGTGGAAAAGACTGGGCGCCTCTGAACACGCCAGGTTAACgccagggagtgggcatttagcctcatGGCCcacccctctgtctccctctccctctccctctgtctctctgcttctcaaataaaacattGTAAAGGCTTTAAAATgtacatacatatttttcatcatttaattttttggggAACACGTAATAGCATTTAATAATTAATCATGGTTTTCTTGGGTCTATGTATATGTAATTTACATGACAATGAAAGGAGGGGTGGAGAGAAGTGGAACCGTACTGCAAAGTCGCTGTTGAGCTGAAATGAGTCAGCATTCACCTGACGCGCATTGCGATGACGCTGTACATCGCGAGCACTGGAGCAACCACGAGGAAAACACTTACCAACAGTCACATGGAGCCCTGCAAGTGGACTGAGGAATGCCAGAGACGGGAGATGCTTAGGAAACAAGCAACAGATGGCCGCCCACAGGTCAGGAAGGCCGAGATCTGCCCAGGGGACTGAAGAGGCCCACTGAAAACAGAGCTTTTCCAGCTTCTGAAAGGCAGGTTCATACAAAGAGGCCGAGCTGGCCAGGTGGCGGCGTAGGGAGGGGAGAGCTTTACCTTGGAcaaagggggaaggagggagcctGGAGGTGGGGCCTCCCACAGCACAGAgcacctgcctggggctggcactgcccaGGACAAGCGCCcgggggcctttttttttttttttttttttagcaatgtcTTTGTCCACCCCTGAGAGCCCTTTCCCCGGGAGCTGCCACAGTGCATCACACAGGGTCTCCCTCAAGATCCTGGCCAGCTCGGGCAGTCGATGACAATGAGCAGCTTGAGGGTCCCCACCCGGCACCGCTGGGGCTTGGGCTGCCCCCCGCTGGCTGCCTGGACAGTGCTCAGTCAGCTGGAAACTAAACAGCTGGTGCAGTCAGTGGAGCGGGCGCTGGGAGTCTCACTCACGGCTGTGTCTCTTTTGCAGATCAAAGATTATGCTGAAAACACCTATTACAGCCAGCTAATTTCTCAGTTGGCCAACATCAGGTATCCAGGTAAgcaaagccaatagccaggagggGGAGAAAAATGTCAAGTGCAGGGTGGGACTGGGGATGGACAGGAGGGGGTGTGGAGGGTCGACAACAAGCCCTGCCCCGGAGCCCACCCCTCGTTGTGTGCTTGCATCTGTATCacttggctttatttatttaagatttacttatttatttattttttaaagatttatttgaaagtcagagttacacagagagagaaggagaagctagggagagagagaaagagagaaagagagagagagagagagagagagaaaggtcttccatctgctggttcactccccaattggctgcaatggctagagctaagctgattcaaagccaggagccaggagctttttccgagtctcccatgtgggtgcaggggcccaagcacttgggcatcctctgctgctttcccaggccatagcatagagctagattggaagtggagcagccgggactcgaactggcgcccatatgggatgccagcactgcaggtggcagttttatcctctatgccacagtgctggcccctacttatttattttgaagctcagagttacaaagagaaagagagaaggagagagagagagagagagagagagaggagaaagagagagggggggggagagaaagagggagggaggaaaggagaaaggggggggagagagagagaaggagggagagggagggagggagagagagagagagagagagagagggaatcttccatctgctcttttacTCTCTGGATAGCTGCAACAGCGGggattggccaggctgaagtcaggagccaggaactccatctggaccctttcatgggcagcaggggccatcacctgctgcttcccgggtgcagtagcaggaagctgggtgggaagtgggcagctgggactcgaaccggtgctctgaCGTGaggtgggatgtcagtgtcacagctggtggcttgacccactgctcCACCACGCCGGGCCCCGATGTTGCTTTTCTCACCTCCATTCGCTCACTTCTCAATGGGGCCACACCAAGGGCCTTACCCAGAAGCCTCAGGGTGCTATACCTCGTCCCTTTGCCTCTGTTCTAACAATGCAGTGATGGCGAGTTACACGCGCCAGTACCTCCCAGGGCCGGTTCAGTGCCAGCCACTCTGTACACATTGCCCCCTCTGCGCTCTCCCGACCAGGAAGCAGCCCTGGAGGGAGCATCCCTAGCCAGGATGTGTCTAGAGCGCTGATCCCCATACCCCGGCTCCTGACCCCTGCCAGGGGCAACAGCAGCTTCCGTCAGGTGCGCgcctgtgctgggcctgggcagagcaggcagcagcGCCGCCTGACGGTCCTCTGTGTCCCCGTGCTCGGTTAGGGCAAGTCACCACTCTGACGGACCTTAACATCAGGGAGATGCTGCCAGAGAACGTCGACCACTACTACACCTACGAGGGCTCGCTCACCACCCCGCCCTGCTCCGAGAACGTCCTGTGGTTCGTGCTAGCAGACTCCGTGTTCATCTCCAGGGCACAGGTACCGCAGGCCCGCGCGTCGACCGCTTCTCCCCTTGGTGACTGCGGGGTTCGCGAGAGCACGAAGGGCAGCACCCCGGGCTCCTGTGGCATCTGCTGTGTCCAGGACCCCTGTGCCTTGCCTGGGGTACCCCGGTGGTCCTCCCAGTGCCATGGCAGGGATGGGTAAACTGAGACATCAGGGAATTCTGGGGGCCTCGGAGCTGATGCCCACAAGGAGTGGAGCCTGACCCGGGCCGCGGGCGAGCAGCCCCTGCTCTGGGTCCTCATGGGGTTCAGGTTCTAACTTCTCAGATGCCTCTGAAGGAGGGAGCGCTGCCTGTGCGGCTCCTTCGTCCTGCCCGGTCTGTGGCCCTGCGAGGACAAGAGCTGTGTCAGGGCTCCTTTGTCCCCTGGCATAGCTCAGGCCCTCCCTGCTTATTGAGTTCAGTAAATGGACAAATGCTACTGAGGTTTTGAGGCAAAGCTGgtatctccttttattttttaaaattatttatatatttgaaaggcagagttgagagagaaagagagagaagagagagaatcttctatctactggttccctcccaaatggccccaacagctaggaatgggccaggctgaagccaggagcctggagctccgtctgggtctcccaggtgcatggcagatgcccaagcacttgtcccatcctctgctgcttccccaggcacattagcagggagctggattggaagtggagcagctgggacttgaaccggcgcccatatgggacgctagcattgcagatggtggctccactgtgccataatgccggcccctgATGTCGCCTTCTGAGTGATGTCTTTCCTCAGAAGCAactatttttcttaaagttttcattTCCCTACTCCGGGGAAAGAGGGACAAGACCCCTACCCAAGGACACTGACAAATAAAATTCCTGCTACCTAGGCCGGGAGTGTCCCGGGCACCTGACAAAAGCAAGTGAAAATCACCTCCGGAGAAGCACGGCTCACCTGTGGACCCAGAATTCCCACAGACGGCGTGACCTGAAATTAGCTCAATCTAAAGGaaaacacacaggacacacaagGAAAAAGACACTAGGAGTGAGAGCCAGCAGACTCTGATGTACAAAGATTCCATATAGTGGAATTCTCAGATAATTAATATCACATAAAGAAGTCTACTATGTATAAAGAAATAGGAGGTTTAATATGAGGAAagggagactggcattgtggtgtagtgggtagagccgccacctttgacatcagcattccatatgggcatcggtttgaatcccggctgctccacttccaatccagctctctgctacggcctgggaaaagcatcggaggatggcccaagtatttgggcccctcccacacacaagggagacctggatgaagccctggctttgcagtcacttgggaagtgaaccagtggatgggcagcctctctctgtctctctgtctctctgtctccccgccccccccccataactctgattttcaaataaataaagaaatctttaaaaaaataaggaaaggccAAAACACTATAAAAATGACCAAATAggcatgaaaattaaaaccaaatcGGACTTCTAGAAATTAAGAGATAGCAGTAGCTGAGATTAGCAATACAATGAATTACTTTAACAGCATGTAGATACAGTTTGAGAGAATTAGTAGATTGGACGAAGGAGCTCAGAAAGTCATCTAGAACGTGGCACAAAGAGCAACAGaaatgaatatatgaaaaaaagaagaaacacagagagtATAGTGGAAAGAATTAACAGTAGCAAACAAATTCtagaagagagacagaacagGTAAAAGGCACAATTTGAAGAAATATATGCGATAATTTTCCAGAAGAACTGGAAGACACCAAGTCCTGTATTCAAGAATCCCGACGAGtcaattaaaaaacaagcaaTTAGGATGGCCATGTGGTACAGAGGCCAAGTCCCCACTTGGGCTGTCCACGTGCATAGCTGAGTGCCTGGTTTAGTCCaggactctgcttctgatccagcttcctgctagtgtgcaaacgctggctcaagtccgtgggtccctgccactcacgttggagacccggatggagtccctggctcctggcctcagcctggcctatctccagctcttgagggcatttggggaatccgtctgtctatttgtctctctgacttccaaatacaaggaaactttaaaaaaaatgtttcttaagtCAAAGAAATCTTGTACCAAATGCATCCCACTGAAACCACAAGATAGCAAAGACAAGAGAAGATGCAAAATTCAGccccagagagaagagagtgagtcCCAGTAGACCAAGAGCTGACAGCGTAGCAACAGTGAGAGCCGCTtcctaatttttccttttatttttttatgatttatttaacttacttgagagttagagttacagagagggagagaaa containing:
- the CA6 gene encoding carbonic anhydrase 6, whose translation is MRALGTLVALLLLGSQAHSEPEWTYSEGALEEESWPLEYPACGGQRQSPINLQRKKVQYNPSLQVLELKGYDTYTGEFSMTNNGHTVQVSLPPTMRMTTSNGTEYIALQMHYHWGGASSEVSGSEHTVDGIRRVIEVHIVHYNSRYESYDVAKDASDGLAVLAAFIEIKDYAENTYYSQLISQLANIRYPGQVTTLTDLNIREMLPENVDHYYTYEGSLTTPPCSENVLWFVLADSVFISRAQVWKMENSVLNHLNETLQNGYRSTQPLNQRVVEANFLYSPTECE